The following proteins come from a genomic window of Legionella cherrii:
- a CDS encoding efflux transporter outer membrane subunit, protein MKPIKSLFFLVTLLILNNCTLYQKPKIAPLEVPKHFKTSIKFTNKNINNSWWTNFHDKKLNQLVAWAIKENLNYQIAIKNIQISQTYVTQAASALLPQVNLNFDATRIKLSKNAINTFGTANNLGSTNPSVPLRNFSSPFTSIEGFVSASYELDVWNQIHNSVNQAKANTVVSAANSDVIKLTLISDVVNTYFQILALNSNLANLRQQIYFSNELLKLTMSQFKGGLVDAQSIDDVKNQIESIKINISSLEKQKAILLNSMAYLLGQYPEHFNFPINNLLINHSFTGLVPKDIPAAVLCRRPDIRGAFYQVVSYGYLEKQNIANFLPSFNLTGNYGFSSPNLKNFLSSGSIFWNYGTNILQPIFDFGLRMSEYKRSKYQFESAFLNYKNTVINAIREVDNALSSYQKDYLALQSYQLQSKIFIDKLRITAAQYKGGLVDDSSYLTTNLGALQTNYNLATQQTLVLQDIVQIYKTLGLGLSTKDQPYIHGMHHVKKYS, encoded by the coding sequence ATGAAACCAATAAAATCCTTATTTTTCCTTGTAACTTTATTGATTTTAAACAACTGTACATTATATCAAAAACCAAAAATCGCTCCTTTAGAGGTACCCAAACACTTTAAAACCTCTATCAAATTCACTAATAAAAATATAAACAATTCATGGTGGACAAATTTTCACGATAAAAAATTGAACCAATTGGTCGCTTGGGCAATAAAAGAAAATTTAAATTATCAAATAGCGATTAAAAACATTCAAATTTCACAGACTTATGTTACTCAAGCCGCCTCTGCCTTACTGCCGCAAGTTAATTTAAATTTTGACGCAACACGCATTAAACTATCTAAAAACGCAATTAACACATTCGGCACCGCAAATAATTTAGGTTCAACGAACCCATCCGTTCCATTACGAAATTTCTCAAGCCCATTTACGTCAATAGAGGGTTTCGTATCAGCCAGTTATGAGCTTGATGTTTGGAACCAAATTCATAACAGCGTCAACCAAGCCAAGGCGAATACAGTGGTTAGCGCTGCAAATAGTGATGTGATTAAACTGACTTTAATAAGTGATGTAGTAAATACTTATTTTCAAATTCTTGCCTTAAATTCAAACTTAGCCAATTTGCGACAACAAATTTATTTCTCTAATGAGCTCTTAAAACTAACTATGAGCCAATTCAAAGGTGGTCTTGTTGATGCTCAATCTATTGATGATGTAAAAAATCAAATAGAATCGATAAAAATCAATATCAGCAGTCTTGAAAAACAAAAAGCTATACTGTTGAATTCAATGGCTTATTTGCTTGGCCAATATCCAGAACATTTTAATTTTCCAATTAATAACTTACTCATTAATCACTCGTTTACTGGGCTAGTACCCAAAGATATACCCGCTGCCGTTTTATGCAGGCGTCCTGATATTCGTGGAGCATTTTATCAAGTGGTTTCTTACGGTTATCTTGAAAAACAAAATATAGCTAATTTTTTACCTTCATTTAATTTGACGGGTAATTATGGATTTTCCAGCCCCAATTTAAAAAACTTTCTTTCTAGTGGCAGTATTTTCTGGAATTACGGAACCAATATCTTGCAGCCAATTTTTGATTTTGGCTTAAGAATGAGTGAATACAAGCGCTCCAAATATCAGTTTGAATCTGCATTTTTAAATTATAAAAATACCGTAATCAATGCAATTAGGGAAGTAGATAATGCGTTATCCTCCTATCAAAAAGATTATTTAGCCTTACAATCTTACCAACTACAATCGAAAATATTTATAGATAAATTAAGAATTACCGCTGCTCAATACAAGGGTGGGCTTGTCGATGATTCAAGTTACTTAACGACGAATTTAGGGGCACTCCAAACTAACTACAATCTTGCAACGCAACAAACTCTCGTGCTGCAAGATATTGTACAAATTTATAAGACCTTAGGATTGGGTTTAAGTACAAAAGATCAACCTTATATTCATGGAATGCATCATGTTAAAAAATATTCATGA
- a CDS encoding bifunctional enoyl-CoA hydratase/phosphate acetyltransferase: MSYIKNRVFDELKIGESASLVRTLTKEDIDLFAVISGDVNPAHVDAEYAKNDMFHKIIAHGMWGASLLSTVLGTELPGPGTIYLDQSLKFEHPVTLGDTVTVTLEVVKKIAEKHIVELDCKCINQLGEMVISGLARVIAPTVKIKRKRIELPEIQLKPKQEHWYHRLITAKDSLKPLVTAVVHPVDVLSIKGAVASAEAGLITPVLVGPKQKILDAAKEANVDITPYELVATEHSNEAAEIAVKLAATKKVEAIMKGKIHTEELMKPIVSKENGLRTGRRMSHVFSLDVPNYPKPIFLTDAAINLFPNLREKCDIVQNAIDLFHALELGTPNVAILSAVETVNEKIPSTLDATALCKMAERGQITGGVLDGPLAFDNAISIDSAREKGLCSPVAGNADILVVPDVESGNMLYKQMTYLSGIEAAGMVLGAHVPIILTSRGSNELSRKASCVMALLYARRKK; encoded by the coding sequence ATGAGTTATATAAAAAATCGCGTCTTTGATGAACTAAAAATTGGAGAATCAGCAAGTCTCGTACGGACATTAACTAAGGAAGATATTGATCTTTTTGCGGTTATCTCTGGCGATGTCAATCCTGCACATGTCGATGCAGAATATGCTAAAAATGATATGTTTCATAAGATTATTGCTCATGGGATGTGGGGAGCATCACTTTTATCTACAGTTTTGGGAACAGAGCTTCCTGGTCCAGGGACCATTTATTTAGATCAATCTTTAAAGTTTGAACATCCGGTGACTTTAGGCGACACAGTCACAGTTACTCTTGAGGTAGTCAAAAAAATAGCTGAAAAACACATTGTTGAACTTGATTGTAAATGTATAAATCAGTTGGGGGAAATGGTCATTAGTGGTCTTGCGCGGGTTATAGCGCCGACCGTCAAAATTAAAAGAAAACGCATTGAACTACCTGAAATACAACTTAAGCCAAAACAAGAACATTGGTATCATCGTTTAATCACGGCGAAGGATTCTTTAAAACCACTTGTAACCGCTGTAGTGCATCCAGTAGATGTATTGTCAATTAAAGGTGCAGTTGCTTCCGCTGAAGCGGGATTAATTACTCCTGTTCTTGTTGGTCCTAAACAAAAAATTCTTGATGCTGCAAAAGAAGCTAACGTTGATATTACACCTTATGAACTAGTTGCCACAGAACACAGTAATGAAGCAGCTGAAATAGCGGTTAAACTCGCTGCAACCAAAAAAGTTGAAGCAATAATGAAAGGGAAAATTCATACTGAAGAACTGATGAAGCCGATTGTTTCCAAAGAGAATGGCCTGCGAACAGGTCGTCGTATGAGTCATGTCTTTTCTCTCGATGTACCCAATTATCCAAAACCAATTTTTCTTACTGACGCAGCAATTAATCTTTTCCCTAATCTAAGGGAAAAGTGTGACATTGTGCAAAATGCAATTGATTTGTTCCATGCACTTGAATTGGGTACCCCTAATGTGGCTATTCTTTCTGCAGTTGAAACGGTAAATGAAAAAATTCCATCGACTCTCGATGCGACCGCATTGTGCAAAATGGCTGAACGTGGGCAGATAACTGGCGGTGTTTTAGATGGTCCTTTAGCATTCGATAACGCTATTTCTATCGATTCAGCACGTGAAAAAGGCCTTTGCTCTCCAGTTGCTGGTAATGCGGACATCTTGGTTGTTCCCGATGTTGAGTCAGGTAACATGCTTTACAAGCAAATGACTTATTTATCAGGAATTGAAGCTGCAGGAATGGTATTAGGCGCACATGTTCCTATAATCCTCACTAGCCGTGGCAGCAATGAATTATCACGAAAAGCATCTTGCGTTATGGCCTTATTATATGCACGAAGAAAAAAATAA
- a CDS encoding dimethylarginine dimethylaminohydrolase family protein codes for MFHQAIVRTPSSNMIHGLTSTLDLGRPDYIKAQEQHQNYMNALIQCGLEVTALPAADDFPDSCFVEDPALLTDKVAILTRPGALSRQGEVDLIKPCIQTFYKGRIHQIEAPGTLEAGDVMQIEDVFYIGISQRTNLEGARQLTSLLAQYGYKSVLIELKKFLHLKTGVSSLGNGYLLVHGELVNHPAFKSFKQLVVSDNEAYAANCIRVNNSVIMPQGFHQTTEMVRNLGFQVVTVDVSEFRKIDGGLSCLSLRF; via the coding sequence ATGTTTCACCAGGCAATAGTACGCACCCCCTCCTCCAACATGATTCATGGATTAACATCAACCCTAGACTTAGGTCGACCAGATTACATTAAAGCCCAAGAGCAACATCAAAATTACATGAATGCACTGATACAGTGTGGTTTGGAAGTTACTGCCTTACCTGCAGCAGACGATTTCCCTGATTCATGTTTCGTAGAGGACCCAGCGCTTCTTACTGATAAAGTTGCTATCCTAACTCGACCTGGTGCCCTATCAAGACAAGGCGAAGTTGATTTAATTAAACCCTGCATTCAAACCTTTTATAAAGGACGTATCCATCAGATAGAAGCTCCAGGAACATTGGAAGCAGGCGACGTCATGCAAATTGAAGATGTTTTTTACATAGGAATTTCACAGCGTACTAATCTGGAGGGAGCACGACAATTGACTTCCTTGTTAGCTCAGTATGGTTATAAAAGCGTATTAATCGAGCTTAAAAAATTCCTACATTTAAAAACAGGTGTTTCCTCTTTGGGGAATGGATACCTGCTCGTCCATGGTGAATTAGTTAATCATCCGGCTTTTAAGTCATTTAAGCAATTAGTTGTTTCCGATAATGAAGCTTATGCAGCGAATTGTATTAGAGTCAATAATTCGGTCATTATGCCTCAAGGGTTTCATCAAACCACTGAAATGGTACGCAATTTAGGTTTTCAAGTGGTCACTGTAGATGTAAGTGAATTCCGTAAAATTGATGGTGGTTTAAGCTGTTTATCATTGAGATTTTAA
- a CDS encoding acetate/propionate family kinase, translating into MKLNQTDEVILVINAGSSSIKFSLFLSSLTLIYRGEIESIFDVPQITVSNAKQVQIVKKSILSSGYESALSYLFEWIAQLPTHYILKAVGHRVVHGGNFFDHPVLINADSIEKLSSLNPLAPLHQPHNVAIIKSILKLYPEMLQVACFDTSFHRTQDKLATLFAIPRELSEEGIVRYGFHGISYEYIASVLPEEIKNKKVIVAHLGNGASMCAMEYGKSVTTSMGFTALDGLIMGTRCGGIDPGVILYLLQEKKLSVEEVNTILYKKSGLLGVSGISSDMRELQSSTETKAAEAIDLFCYRAARELCALASSLQGCDAIIFTAGIGEHSALVRKKIGERLSWLGVLLDEHANQQNAAVISHTQSRVFVGVIPTNEEYMIAKHTLKVVSLD; encoded by the coding sequence ATGAAATTAAATCAAACTGATGAAGTTATTCTAGTCATTAATGCAGGCTCTTCCAGTATTAAATTTAGCCTTTTTCTTTCTTCTTTAACTTTAATCTATCGTGGTGAAATTGAAAGTATTTTTGATGTTCCACAAATTACGGTTTCTAACGCTAAACAGGTACAAATTGTTAAAAAATCGATTTTATCCTCTGGTTATGAATCGGCATTAAGTTATTTATTTGAATGGATAGCGCAGTTACCCACACATTATATTTTAAAAGCGGTTGGGCATAGGGTGGTTCATGGAGGGAATTTTTTTGATCATCCTGTCCTAATCAATGCGGATTCCATTGAAAAATTATCCTCATTAAATCCTTTGGCACCACTTCATCAACCACATAATGTTGCCATAATAAAAAGTATTTTGAAGCTTTATCCTGAGATGCTGCAAGTTGCTTGTTTTGATACGTCATTTCATCGAACACAAGATAAACTGGCAACCCTTTTTGCTATACCTAGAGAGTTAAGTGAGGAAGGGATTGTTCGTTACGGTTTTCATGGTATTTCTTATGAATACATTGCTTCGGTATTGCCTGAAGAAATAAAAAATAAAAAAGTAATCGTTGCTCATCTTGGAAATGGTGCCAGTATGTGTGCTATGGAGTATGGCAAAAGTGTTACAACTTCTATGGGATTTACTGCATTAGATGGTTTAATTATGGGAACTCGCTGCGGGGGCATTGATCCTGGAGTAATTTTATATTTGCTACAAGAAAAGAAATTATCAGTAGAAGAAGTAAATACCATTCTTTATAAAAAATCTGGTCTTTTGGGGGTTTCTGGGATCAGTAGTGACATGCGCGAGCTTCAATCAAGTACAGAAACCAAAGCTGCTGAAGCCATTGATTTATTTTGTTATCGAGCAGCACGAGAATTATGTGCTTTAGCCAGTAGCTTACAAGGGTGTGATGCGATCATTTTTACTGCAGGGATAGGTGAACATTCTGCACTGGTAAGAAAAAAAATAGGTGAACGTTTGAGTTGGTTGGGTGTTCTGTTGGATGAACACGCAAATCAACAAAATGCAGCAGTGATTAGTCATACTCAGAGCAGAGTATTTGTGGGCGTCATTCCTACAAATGAAGAATATATGATCGCAAAACATACATTAAAAGTAGTATCGTTAGATTGA
- a CDS encoding efflux RND transporter periplasmic adaptor subunit: MSIRTLFIIACLGILAGIASVIIYNEKIKPENPITVSYNPYEKGIYATGIVESHQPTGQNVNIYPQVSGEITAVFAQEGEYLKKGDPILTLDDSIQKELVAKDAAQIRYQEASLVNLQQQLEKNRKSFLLDPKSVSKNALDNAINAVKIQMENVHVAQKQYDADKALLDKYTLRSPIDGIILRVGVALGDYGSPLGRFDTYTQAMLPVVEMGVTKPFMEVRCFVDEILVPTLPSSSHLEATMFVRGVSNRGIPLEFIKIQPYLIPNIQLSNERTERVDVRVLPVLFKFTKPEDINIFPGQLVDIYIKGKK, translated from the coding sequence ATGAGTATAAGAACTTTGTTTATTATCGCTTGCCTGGGGATTTTAGCGGGTATTGCAAGCGTAATTATTTATAACGAAAAGATTAAACCAGAAAATCCTATTACGGTAAGTTATAATCCTTATGAAAAAGGAATCTATGCTACTGGAATTGTCGAAAGTCATCAACCTACTGGTCAAAATGTTAATATTTACCCTCAAGTTTCTGGAGAGATAACTGCAGTTTTTGCTCAAGAAGGAGAATATCTTAAAAAAGGTGATCCGATTTTAACGCTGGATGATTCAATACAAAAAGAACTGGTTGCAAAGGATGCGGCTCAAATACGCTATCAAGAAGCGAGCTTGGTAAATTTACAACAACAATTAGAAAAAAACCGTAAATCTTTTTTATTAGATCCCAAATCAGTGAGTAAAAATGCTCTAGACAATGCAATTAACGCAGTAAAAATACAAATGGAAAACGTCCATGTTGCTCAAAAGCAATATGATGCCGACAAGGCTCTTCTTGATAAATATACTCTTAGGTCTCCCATTGATGGGATTATTTTACGTGTAGGCGTTGCATTAGGAGATTATGGTTCTCCTTTAGGTCGTTTTGATACCTATACACAAGCCATGCTACCTGTTGTTGAAATGGGTGTGACCAAACCATTCATGGAAGTCCGATGTTTTGTAGATGAAATTCTAGTTCCTACACTACCAAGTTCCTCTCATCTAGAAGCGACTATGTTCGTACGCGGAGTATCCAATAGAGGTATCCCCCTCGAATTTATAAAAATTCAACCCTATTTGATTCCTAATATTCAACTCTCAAATGAGAGAACAGAACGTGTTGATGTAAGAGTCCTACCTGTCCTATTCAAATTTACCAAACCAGAGGACATTAATATTTTCCCAGGACAATTAGTTGATATTTACATCAAGGGAAAAAAATGA
- a CDS encoding multicopper oxidase domain-containing protein, giving the protein MLKNIHDVQSKKYHWIALLCLISFFLVSFSTFAAHKVINLDIGYKTVYFTNKPARAIAVNNQIPAPTLHFKEGDQVTINVTNHLDKGTAIHWHGVLVPWQMDGVEGVAQTEIPPGGTFHYQFTLKQSGTYWYHAHAGLEEQQGLYGAFLIDPKKPPHYTYTKDYVVVLSDWINTKPDQVLAHLKKSGDYYAPRFPLQPSLAKFIHDYRKASKNERQKLLDDYKSMQRMRMSIYDISDVAFDAFLMNGHPKDNPWTAPVKIGDIVRLRFIDAGSSTIFRIKIPDSDMTVIQADGNDVKPYSSTELSISPAETYDVLVKIEKNKPYIIYAGSKDTVGTVYGALKTAPDQTVDYAQIKPFTEPIPVTREMMNVMMGGMYQGNLPITHTKQDNALASQHKHSMHMDHSMPMGHSMNMQMPTEPTRFNDTIAPTTSSYMTSMDTKYRDLTAEVPTNDPNKPVEGVINLELFGYMGQYIWFVNGVPGYKAKPIPLKPGKRYRFVFTNPSMMHHPMHIHGHWFIVRTGKDAFDPLKHTLDIPPGGTITADVDTDASGQWFFHCHMLYHMMTGMNRVFQYTTIIEIAEDKTQPEHIIKDTSYYNRPIIRVDEAIKPINLDLVKHPMAHGAGFWLSNFLDVGADPVHNSQLLTYKGMFGPDYNKLQLFIKDAEMYKGELENADIDIFYWHLISQFWAIKGGANYFNQPANKPYWQAGLGLEGLMPFFIDTDIRTYFYGGSIKFDIELSRDTLITNNFLIRTGIRSILATKTVVNAQIGSGLNQMRYTVRPYYRLIPGLSIFVEYENEHNYGAFKTLENESTTPDISDTVSLGLNLLF; this is encoded by the coding sequence ATGTTAAAAAATATTCATGACGTCCAATCTAAGAAATATCATTGGATTGCTTTACTCTGCCTGATTTCATTTTTTTTAGTTTCTTTTTCTACATTCGCAGCACATAAAGTTATCAATTTGGATATTGGTTATAAAACGGTCTACTTTACTAATAAACCAGCCAGGGCTATTGCAGTAAATAATCAAATCCCGGCACCCACATTACATTTTAAAGAGGGTGATCAGGTAACTATAAATGTTACGAATCATCTTGATAAAGGAACAGCGATCCATTGGCATGGTGTTTTGGTTCCATGGCAAATGGATGGTGTAGAAGGTGTGGCTCAAACTGAAATTCCTCCAGGTGGCACCTTTCACTACCAATTTACTTTAAAGCAATCAGGTACTTATTGGTATCATGCCCATGCTGGCTTGGAAGAGCAACAGGGATTATATGGTGCTTTTTTGATTGATCCTAAAAAACCACCTCATTACACCTACACTAAAGATTACGTAGTCGTTCTATCTGATTGGATTAATACCAAACCGGACCAAGTTTTAGCTCATTTAAAAAAATCCGGAGACTATTATGCACCGCGCTTTCCTCTCCAACCATCCCTAGCAAAATTTATCCATGATTACCGAAAAGCATCAAAAAATGAACGACAAAAACTTCTTGATGACTATAAAAGCATGCAGCGAATGCGCATGAGCATTTATGACATTAGTGACGTTGCCTTTGATGCATTTTTAATGAACGGGCATCCTAAAGACAATCCGTGGACTGCTCCAGTTAAAATAGGTGATATTGTCCGATTGCGATTTATTGATGCAGGAAGCAGCACGATTTTCCGTATTAAAATACCTGATTCTGATATGACTGTAATACAAGCTGATGGAAACGACGTAAAACCTTATTCTAGTACGGAATTATCTATTTCCCCTGCTGAAACCTATGATGTTTTAGTAAAAATAGAAAAAAATAAGCCTTATATTATTTATGCGGGTTCAAAAGATACTGTAGGTACTGTCTATGGTGCTCTAAAAACAGCTCCTGATCAAACAGTCGACTATGCTCAAATCAAACCGTTCACTGAGCCCATCCCGGTTACAAGAGAAATGATGAACGTCATGATGGGAGGTATGTATCAAGGCAATTTACCCATAACGCACACAAAACAAGACAATGCACTTGCTTCACAGCATAAGCACTCGATGCACATGGATCATAGTATGCCTATGGGACACTCTATGAACATGCAAATGCCAACTGAGCCAACTCGATTTAACGATACAATAGCCCCTACCACCTCATCCTATATGACATCAATGGACACAAAGTATCGCGATTTGACCGCTGAGGTCCCGACTAATGATCCCAATAAACCTGTAGAGGGAGTCATTAATTTGGAATTATTTGGCTATATGGGGCAGTATATTTGGTTTGTGAATGGAGTACCTGGTTATAAGGCAAAACCGATACCTTTAAAACCGGGTAAACGTTATCGCTTTGTATTTACAAATCCATCGATGATGCATCATCCAATGCATATACATGGTCATTGGTTTATTGTTCGTACTGGAAAAGACGCTTTTGATCCGCTAAAACATACTCTAGATATTCCACCAGGAGGAACAATCACAGCGGATGTAGATACTGATGCAAGCGGCCAATGGTTTTTCCATTGTCATATGCTTTATCACATGATGACTGGAATGAACCGTGTTTTCCAATATACAACCATTATTGAAATAGCCGAAGACAAAACTCAGCCGGAACATATCATTAAAGACACCTCGTATTACAACCGCCCCATAATACGAGTCGACGAGGCCATTAAGCCGATTAATCTGGATTTGGTGAAACACCCCATGGCTCATGGCGCTGGCTTTTGGCTATCAAATTTTCTAGATGTAGGTGCTGATCCTGTTCACAATTCACAGCTCCTTACCTACAAAGGCATGTTTGGCCCTGATTATAATAAACTGCAATTATTTATCAAGGATGCTGAAATGTATAAGGGGGAGCTAGAAAATGCAGATATAGATATCTTTTACTGGCATTTAATCAGTCAATTTTGGGCCATAAAAGGTGGAGCAAACTATTTTAATCAACCGGCCAATAAGCCCTATTGGCAAGCAGGTCTTGGTCTGGAAGGATTAATGCCCTTTTTTATTGATACCGACATAAGAACTTACTTTTATGGTGGCAGTATTAAATTTGATATTGAATTATCTCGCGACACACTAATTACCAATAATTTTTTAATCAGGACAGGAATTCGCAGTATTTTAGCGACTAAAACAGTTGTTAATGCTCAAATTGGCAGTGGCTTGAATCAAATGCGCTACACAGTAAGACCGTATTATCGTCTTATCCCCGGATTAAGTATATTTGTTGAATATGAAAACGAACACAATTACGGAGCATTTAAAACACTCGAAAATGAAAGTACTACACCGGATATTTCCGATACCGTCTCTTTAGGGTTAAATTTGCTTTTCTGA
- a CDS encoding zinc-dependent alcohol dehydrogenase family protein, which yields MHAMVLEKSGHKLIYKQVEKPAPQKNEVLVKVHACGICRTDLHVVDGELKNPKLPLIPGHQIVGTIESVGSSVTHFKIGQRIGIPWLGGSCEACQFCLSGRENLCDQARFTGYQIDGGFAEYCVANHRFCFPIPDGYSDYQAAPLFCAGLIGYRALLKTNNAEHLGLYGFGAAAHILIQIAKNQKRKIYAFTSPGDHQAQEFACKLGATWAGDSDKSPPHLLDAAIIFAPVGALVPLALRNTIKGGIVVCAGIHMSDIPSFPYDFLWGERSLCSVANLTRKDGEEFLSLAPQVPVRTEIHTYPLTEVNQALDDLRHGRFTGAAVISV from the coding sequence ATGCATGCTATGGTTTTAGAAAAATCGGGGCATAAATTGATCTATAAACAAGTAGAAAAACCTGCCCCTCAAAAAAATGAAGTGCTCGTAAAAGTGCATGCCTGCGGTATTTGTCGTACCGATTTACATGTTGTCGATGGGGAATTAAAAAACCCTAAACTTCCTCTTATTCCTGGTCATCAAATAGTTGGTACCATTGAAAGTGTCGGTTCTTCAGTAACCCATTTTAAAATCGGCCAACGAATCGGTATTCCTTGGCTGGGTGGAAGTTGCGAGGCCTGTCAATTTTGTTTATCAGGTCGTGAAAATCTTTGTGATCAAGCGCGTTTTACTGGTTATCAAATTGACGGTGGATTTGCAGAATATTGTGTTGCGAATCATCGGTTTTGTTTTCCTATCCCTGATGGCTATTCTGATTATCAAGCGGCACCACTATTTTGTGCCGGATTAATTGGCTATCGTGCTTTATTAAAAACCAATAATGCTGAGCACTTGGGATTATATGGTTTCGGCGCAGCAGCTCATATCTTGATTCAAATAGCGAAAAATCAAAAGCGTAAAATATATGCTTTTACCAGCCCAGGAGACCACCAAGCCCAAGAGTTTGCCTGTAAACTTGGAGCAACATGGGCGGGAGATTCAGATAAATCCCCTCCTCATCTTCTTGATGCTGCAATCATTTTTGCACCTGTTGGCGCACTCGTCCCCCTTGCGCTTCGCAATACAATAAAAGGTGGGATCGTAGTTTGTGCTGGAATTCATATGAGTGATATCCCTAGTTTTCCCTATGATTTTCTCTGGGGTGAGCGCTCGCTTTGTTCCGTTGCAAACCTCACGAGAAAAGATGGAGAAGAATTTTTATCATTAGCGCCTCAAGTTCCTGTTAGAACCGAGATTCATACTTATCCATTGACTGAAGTCAATCAAGCACTCGATGACCTGCGTCATGGACGATTTACTGGAGCAGCAGTGATCTCAGTCTAA
- a CDS encoding rhodanese-like domain-containing protein, which produces MKKQHSQGFLTLIAETKKHIKEITPKALKEKIESKEPMFLIDVRELNEWETGYIPTAIHLSKGIIERDIEKKIPNLNDQVVVYCSGGFRCALVADNLQKMGYTQVYSLDTGLQGWLDEGYSLQK; this is translated from the coding sequence ATGAAAAAACAACATTCACAGGGATTTTTGACACTAATCGCCGAAACTAAAAAACATATCAAAGAAATCACACCCAAAGCTTTAAAAGAAAAAATTGAATCAAAAGAACCCATGTTTCTTATTGATGTTCGTGAGCTTAATGAATGGGAAACAGGGTATATTCCAACTGCAATACACTTAAGTAAGGGCATTATTGAGCGAGATATTGAAAAGAAAATTCCTAATTTAAATGACCAGGTTGTTGTTTACTGCAGCGGGGGTTTTCGGTGCGCACTGGTTGCCGACAATTTACAAAAAATGGGGTATACCCAAGTTTACTCTTTAGATACTGGATTACAAGGTTGGCTTGACGAGGGGTATTCTTTACAAAAATAA
- a CDS encoding Hsp20/alpha crystallin family protein, translated as MNTLLKWKKGNPLAEHSQHPFLNLQNEVDKAFRDFYDMFGPSKSWEQFENLNLMPSMDVVEDKDHFTIQMEMPGMDEKDISVSFSGNILTITGEKSTSKKNDNKKYISREINYGKYERSLSLPSTVDIDKAKASFKKGMLWVELPKKSEAKGKFRDIKVEQAK; from the coding sequence ATGAATACGCTATTAAAATGGAAGAAAGGTAACCCCCTGGCAGAACATTCTCAACATCCTTTTTTAAATCTGCAAAATGAAGTTGATAAAGCATTCCGAGATTTTTATGATATGTTCGGACCCAGTAAGAGCTGGGAACAATTCGAAAACCTGAATTTAATGCCTTCAATGGATGTTGTAGAGGATAAAGATCATTTTACCATTCAGATGGAAATGCCAGGTATGGACGAAAAAGACATTAGCGTGTCTTTCAGTGGTAATATACTCACTATTACAGGCGAAAAATCAACCTCTAAAAAAAATGATAATAAAAAATACATTTCTCGAGAAATCAATTATGGTAAATATGAACGCTCGCTCTCTTTACCTTCCACTGTTGATATCGACAAGGCAAAGGCAAGTTTTAAAAAAGGAATGCTTTGGGTTGAGTTGCCTAAAAAATCCGAAGCAAAAGGGAAGTTTCGTGATATAAAAGTAGAACAAGCAAAATAA